One genomic segment of Aquipuribacter nitratireducens includes these proteins:
- the ruvX gene encoding Holliday junction resolvase RuvX, whose protein sequence is MAACLAVDPGSVRIGVAVSDPRRTIALPLGTVQRAKDGSDLRAIAALVAEREAADVVVGLPVGLSGREGPAAEQARAFARRLADALAPVPVRLVDERFTTTSAHRALHEAGRKGRTHRTVVDRTAAAILLQHVLDAEAAAGDPPAADRRAEPDPLTDGPVDRSER, encoded by the coding sequence GTGGCCGCCTGCCTGGCGGTCGACCCAGGGTCCGTGCGGATCGGGGTGGCCGTCAGCGACCCCCGCCGCACCATCGCCCTGCCGCTCGGCACCGTCCAGCGGGCGAAGGACGGCTCCGACCTGCGGGCCATCGCCGCGCTCGTCGCCGAGCGGGAGGCCGCGGACGTCGTCGTCGGGCTTCCCGTCGGGCTGTCCGGTCGTGAGGGGCCCGCCGCCGAGCAGGCGCGGGCGTTCGCGAGGCGCCTCGCCGACGCCCTCGCGCCCGTCCCCGTCCGGCTCGTCGACGAGCGGTTCACCACGACGTCCGCGCACCGGGCCCTGCACGAGGCGGGGCGGAAGGGCCGCACGCACCGTACGGTGGTCGACAGGACGGCGGCCGCCATCCTCCTGCAGCACGTCCTCGACGCCGAGGCGGCGGCAGGTGACCCCCCTGCGGCCGACCGACGTGCAGAGCCCGACCCCCTCACGGACGGGCCCGTCGACAGGAGCGAGCGATGA
- the mltG gene encoding endolytic transglycosylase MltG, whose product MTDPGPGGQGDLEELRRTSPRRAARLEAEARRAEAAAAGRPDEGRPYDLEADLAAQHEARAEEARERWDALPPPEPEYLPDEPYATEPVPPVEPAPEDVPPPVYEAAPEYLERGPYEPGYDDGFGDPVSAGYVDTDAFAPAAPPRRGRAALRLLLLTGVVAVVVGAGWFAWQTVSGLLGEARDFELFASAPDYEGPGQGEVEVVVNPGDNGRAIGETLVEADVVASVEAFVGAANVSPDFTSVQPGTYTLPQRIPAAEAVDALLDPANRVEDTVVLAEGLRVQQILDRLAEETGLPREDFEAALDAVELPAAAPPADVALVHPAEGFLYPDGYRFPPDATAQEILQQMVDRGQEVLADVGVPPEEQLRVLTEASLIQGEARIDEDFGRVAQVVENRIAQGIPLQLDSTVNYATQTFDIRTTDEQRASDSPYNTYRVQGLPPAPIKNPGRQAIEAALNPTPGPWVYFVTVDLCTGETAFAETLSEHNANVRQLNEFQRENTVDGELVCP is encoded by the coding sequence ATGACCGACCCCGGCCCCGGGGGGCAGGGCGACCTCGAGGAGCTGAGGCGCACCAGCCCGCGCCGCGCCGCGCGCCTCGAGGCGGAGGCACGACGGGCGGAGGCCGCGGCCGCGGGCCGGCCCGACGAGGGCCGGCCGTACGACCTCGAGGCCGACCTCGCCGCCCAGCACGAGGCGCGCGCCGAGGAGGCCCGCGAGCGGTGGGACGCTCTTCCGCCGCCCGAGCCGGAGTACCTCCCGGACGAGCCGTACGCGACCGAGCCGGTCCCGCCCGTCGAGCCCGCACCGGAGGACGTGCCGCCGCCGGTGTACGAGGCGGCGCCGGAGTACCTCGAGCGCGGACCCTACGAACCGGGGTACGACGACGGTTTCGGCGACCCGGTGAGCGCCGGCTACGTCGACACCGACGCGTTCGCCCCCGCCGCACCTCCCCGTCGCGGCCGCGCCGCCCTCCGGCTGCTCCTGCTCACCGGCGTCGTGGCGGTCGTCGTCGGCGCCGGCTGGTTCGCGTGGCAGACCGTGAGCGGCCTGCTCGGCGAGGCCCGCGACTTCGAGCTCTTCGCGAGCGCCCCGGACTACGAGGGCCCCGGGCAGGGCGAGGTCGAGGTCGTCGTCAACCCCGGCGACAACGGCCGCGCCATCGGCGAGACCCTCGTCGAGGCCGACGTCGTCGCGAGCGTCGAGGCGTTCGTCGGCGCCGCCAACGTCTCCCCGGACTTCACGAGCGTCCAGCCCGGCACCTACACGCTGCCGCAGCGCATCCCCGCCGCCGAGGCGGTCGACGCGCTCCTCGACCCCGCGAACCGCGTCGAGGACACCGTCGTGCTCGCCGAGGGCCTCCGCGTCCAGCAGATCCTCGACCGGCTCGCGGAGGAGACCGGCCTGCCACGGGAGGACTTCGAGGCCGCGCTCGACGCCGTCGAGCTGCCCGCCGCCGCGCCGCCGGCGGACGTCGCGCTCGTCCATCCCGCCGAGGGGTTCCTCTACCCCGACGGGTACCGCTTCCCCCCCGACGCCACCGCGCAGGAGATCCTCCAGCAGATGGTCGACCGCGGCCAGGAGGTGCTCGCCGACGTCGGCGTGCCGCCCGAGGAACAGCTGCGCGTCCTCACCGAGGCCAGCCTCATCCAGGGCGAGGCGCGCATCGACGAGGACTTCGGCCGCGTCGCGCAGGTCGTGGAGAACCGGATCGCGCAGGGCATCCCGCTCCAGCTCGACTCGACCGTCAACTACGCCACCCAGACCTTCGACATCCGCACGACCGACGAGCAGCGCGCCTCCGACAGCCCGTACAACACGTACCGGGTGCAGGGGCTGCCGCCCGCGCCGATCAAGAACCCCGGCCGGCAGGCCATCGAGGCGGCCCTCAACCCGACCCCGGGGCCGTGGGTGTACTTCGTCACCGTCGACCTCTGCACGGGCGAGACGGCGTTCGCCGAGACGCTGTCGGAGCACAACGCGAACGTCCGGCAGCTCAACGAGTTCCAGCGGGAGAACACGGTCGACGGCGAGCTCGTGTGCCCGTGA
- a CDS encoding shikimate dehydrogenase, producing the protein MRAAVCGRPVAHSLSPALHRAAYASLGLADWTYEAIEVDEATLADVVAARDADPNWAGLSLTMPLKQAVLPLLDSVDATVEATGACNTLVWGAAGPSGRRARHGANTDVAGLVAALTETGPPGWSPAVAHVLGGGATAASAVLALHRLGCAAPVVHVRDPARARPVLDTAARCGSAVELQPWPDAGTAPALAAADVVVSTAPAGAADAVAAVVPRSVTGVLLDVVYDPWPTALARAWAGAGGAVASGALMLLHQAVEQVALMTGRRPEDAPMRVALGQRLAHLTR; encoded by the coding sequence GTGAGGGCGGCGGTGTGCGGCCGTCCGGTCGCGCACTCCCTGTCGCCCGCGCTCCACCGTGCCGCGTACGCCTCCCTCGGGCTCGCCGACTGGACGTACGAGGCGATCGAGGTCGACGAGGCGACGCTGGCGGACGTCGTCGCCGCACGCGACGCCGACCCCAACTGGGCGGGCCTGTCGCTCACGATGCCGCTCAAGCAGGCCGTGCTCCCGCTGCTCGACTCGGTCGACGCGACCGTCGAGGCGACCGGCGCGTGCAACACCCTCGTCTGGGGCGCCGCCGGACCGTCCGGCCGCCGGGCCCGGCACGGTGCGAACACCGACGTCGCCGGCCTCGTCGCCGCCCTCACCGAGACCGGCCCGCCCGGCTGGTCACCCGCCGTCGCGCACGTCCTCGGCGGCGGCGCGACCGCCGCGTCCGCGGTCCTCGCGCTCCACCGGCTCGGCTGCGCGGCGCCCGTCGTTCACGTCCGCGACCCCGCTCGCGCCCGCCCCGTCCTCGACACCGCCGCCCGCTGCGGCAGCGCCGTCGAGCTGCAGCCGTGGCCCGACGCAGGGACGGCCCCGGCGCTCGCCGCCGCTGACGTCGTCGTGTCGACCGCGCCCGCCGGGGCCGCCGACGCGGTCGCCGCCGTCGTGCCCCGCTCGGTGACCGGCGTCCTCCTCGACGTCGTCTACGACCCGTGGCCGACCGCGCTCGCGCGGGCGTGGGCCGGCGCCGGCGGGGCGGTCGCCTCCGGCGCGCTCATGCTCCTGCACCAGGCGGTCGAGCAGGTCGCCCTCATGACGGGCCGGCGACCCGAGGATGCACCCATGCGGGTGGCGCTCGGGCAGCGGCTCGCGCACCTCACCCGCTGA
- a CDS encoding GspE/PulE family protein: MKQLTDILLEEKLVDAVQLDEAWLEHERVGKPLGRILVDMGHITEAQLVAALASQIGLDFVDLSEAPVDATAVAALSPAICRRHTVLPIGYDDGGRLVLAMADPGNVFALDDVRQITGREPRAVVATRDDLLAAIDRYCRADADMDDITNAIDGEDVDDELAHVRQVVEDAPIVKYVNMLITQAIQDRASDIHVEPGEDALRIRCRIDGVLHEVMRSPKQIASGVVSRLKIMSDIDIAERRKPQDGRLSINANGRKIDLRVATLPTVWGEKVVMRILDNSNTRMALTDLGFSDSNAERFRTSYVKPYGMILVTGPTGSGKSTTLYATLNVVSKPEINVITVEDPVEYRLPGINQVQVNPKAGLTFAAALRSILRSDPDVVLLGEIRDHETAQISIEAALTGHLVLSTLHTNDAPSAVTRLTEMDVEPFLVGSALDAVLAQRLARRLCGKCAEEYVPERADLEAVRFGLDPDEPTPTLRRPVGCPACAKTGYKGRLALHEVMLVSEEIERLTVARASATDIGAVAREQGMRTLREDGMAKVRAGVTTIDEILRVVA, translated from the coding sequence ATGAAGCAGCTCACCGACATCCTCCTCGAGGAGAAGCTCGTCGACGCCGTCCAGCTCGACGAGGCCTGGCTGGAGCACGAGCGCGTCGGCAAGCCGCTCGGCCGGATCCTCGTCGACATGGGCCACATCACCGAGGCCCAGCTCGTCGCCGCGCTCGCGAGCCAGATCGGCCTCGACTTCGTCGACCTGTCCGAGGCGCCCGTCGACGCCACGGCCGTCGCGGCGCTCAGCCCCGCGATCTGCCGCCGGCACACCGTCCTGCCCATCGGGTACGACGACGGCGGTCGGCTCGTGCTCGCGATGGCCGACCCCGGCAACGTCTTCGCTCTCGACGACGTCCGGCAGATCACCGGGCGCGAGCCCCGCGCGGTCGTCGCGACCCGCGACGACCTCCTCGCGGCGATCGACCGTTACTGCCGGGCCGACGCCGACATGGACGACATCACGAACGCCATCGACGGGGAGGACGTCGACGACGAGCTCGCCCACGTCCGGCAGGTCGTCGAGGACGCCCCGATCGTCAAGTACGTCAACATGCTCATCACGCAGGCGATCCAGGACCGGGCGAGCGACATCCACGTGGAGCCGGGGGAGGACGCCCTGCGGATCCGCTGCCGCATCGACGGCGTCCTCCACGAGGTCATGCGCTCGCCGAAGCAGATCGCGAGCGGCGTCGTGTCCCGCCTCAAGATCATGAGCGACATCGACATCGCCGAGCGGCGGAAGCCGCAGGACGGCCGCCTGTCGATCAACGCGAACGGCCGCAAGATCGACCTGCGCGTCGCGACCCTGCCGACGGTGTGGGGCGAGAAGGTCGTCATGCGCATCCTCGACAACTCCAACACGCGGATGGCGCTCACCGACCTCGGCTTCAGCGACTCCAACGCCGAGCGCTTCAGGACCTCCTACGTCAAGCCGTACGGGATGATCCTCGTCACCGGGCCGACGGGGTCGGGCAAGTCGACGACGCTGTACGCGACGCTCAACGTCGTCTCCAAGCCGGAGATCAACGTCATCACGGTCGAGGACCCGGTCGAGTACCGCCTGCCCGGCATCAACCAGGTCCAGGTCAACCCCAAGGCGGGGCTCACGTTCGCCGCCGCGCTCCGCTCGATCCTCCGCTCGGACCCCGACGTCGTGCTCCTCGGCGAGATCCGCGACCACGAGACCGCGCAGATCTCGATCGAGGCGGCGCTCACCGGTCACCTCGTCCTGTCGACCCTCCACACCAACGACGCACCGAGCGCCGTCACGCGCCTGACGGAGATGGACGTCGAGCCGTTCCTCGTCGGCTCCGCGCTCGACGCCGTCCTCGCCCAGCGCCTCGCGCGCCGCCTCTGCGGCAAGTGCGCGGAGGAGTACGTTCCGGAGCGGGCGGACCTCGAGGCCGTCCGGTTCGGGCTCGACCCGGACGAGCCGACGCCGACGCTGCGCCGGCCCGTCGGCTGCCCCGCGTGCGCGAAGACCGGCTACAAGGGCCGTCTCGCGCTGCACGAGGTCATGCTCGTGAGCGAGGAGATCGAGCGGCTCACCGTCGCGCGGGCCTCCGCGACCGACATCGGGGCCGTCGCCCGGGAGCAGGGCATGCGGACGCTGCGCGAGGACGGCATGGCGAAGGTCCGTGCGGGGGTCACGACCATCGACGAAATCCTCCGGGTGGTCGCGTGA